The genomic interval GAAGCACCTATTAAAACAAGTAAAAGAAAGTAACGCATGAAATATGTTTTGGTGTATAAACGCATACTCTTCAAAATTATTGGAAAAATGCGAATGGAACTTGAAAAATCGTTTAAATTTCAGGAAGTTCTGTAATTAGTTTGTGGATTTTGAATTGTTATTGCAGCTGCGAGCCAAAGAAAAAGAGTTGAATATTCTAAAGCTTTTACAGACGAATTAGGCAAACAAGCAACGAAAGTCACAGAATTGTTTTCGCTCCAAACCAAAAATATATTCGTAAAACTGCATCCAGCATTCTGATCGATTTTGAAAAACAAATAGTCCTTCGGTTCAATCGTTTTAAGTGAGTTCTCAAATTGAGGTTCTGACGTTCAATGTGATTGATTCCCCTATGCTTGGTAGAATGGAGTTCTTTTGGAACAAGTTCTTTGTAAATATTCAGTTTGTCTGTTGTGATTTGCTTTGCATCGGACAAGACTAAAGTAGATATGATCTTTTTGAGGTTACTTTTATTTCGTCTGCCAAGCACAATATCTATTACTTCTCTTGTTTTAGGGTTTAAGGAATCGGCAACACAAACTCGATTATTCTTATTTCCGATATAAGTAAATAACTCATCTACCTGATAAGTTTGCCCGAATAAAATTGGAGATGATCTTGTAAGGTGTGTAGCAATCTTCAAAATCCTTTTAATAACGGTAGTGGGAGAAATATTTAATATTCTTCCGGTACTCCTGATTCCACATCCTTCTTTTGTAAGTTGGATAATTTGTTGGTCTGTGATTAGACGGGATGAATAAACGTATTGTTCGCGCTGGTATTTGAAACACGTTTTACAACGATATTTTTGAGTATTCTTACTCCATCCTTTTCTGACGCAGGCATTATTACAAAAGTGGCATAGCATGTTAGGTGACGTTTTGATACACCAACAACGCAAATACTACCTTTAAGGTTGCTATAAAAGACGAAAAGTTACCTTGTGAGAGTAACCTTTCATCTGAATAAACTTCAGTATGTATATTTTTATCTGAAAATCAAATTGTTAGCTATTTGGTTTTGAAATAGGTGACAAACTGGAACACTACCCACTACCACACTATCTTACCGAGCTATACTTCTGAAAGAATCAACATTTAAAACTAATGTATTGTCATGAAACTTTTCATCCAGCTTTTCAAATAATTTTTCAAATTGAGATTTTAAATCTAATAATTCATCTTCACTGATAATCATTATTAAATTGTATACAGCTTGTTGTAAAGTCTTGGATTGATTAGTGACAAATGACGTTAGTATATTCCACAAATCATGAGAAATTAAATTTTTCTTTATCTCTAGGATAAATACAATCACACTGACTCTATCGAGTATTTCACTATTATTGGTAAAATCATAAGAAAAACTATTTTTAGCGACAGCTTTTATTTCTTGTTCCAAAAAGATTTGTATATCTGCCTTGTGTTCCTCTTTAAATTCCGATATAAAATAGTCTAGAACTTCTATTGATTTATCATAGTAGTCAAGACTACCATAATTCTTTAAGCAATTAATCAATTGAGAATAATATTTCATCATTTTAGGTTTTTTATAACTGTCGGTTTTCCGATTAAAGAAGCATTAAAAATCATTGTTGAACTACCAGGGAAGCCAAAAGAAACTCCTTTTTCGTACTTAACATACCACATACCTATTTTCCTTGCCGAATTAAAAACAGTATTTCCACTGCCTGTTCCGGGGATGTAATGAAAAGTAGATGACATCATAGCAGTATTAGATATATAGGAAGTATATCTAACCACAACATCATAATTACCTTTCTGAATAAATTTAGCATTTGTAATATAAGACAATTCTGGTCTTATATGAGGTCCTTCACCAGATGTCTTTAAATCTACTAAATATCCACCTGTGCTTGTAAATTCTTCTGTTGACATTGCACGATAATAATATGAATAAACAGGCTCTGGTGTCCTTTTTGTATCGCCCGATACTAAGGCAAGAGGCAATGCCATAACACCTGCTGCTGCTATAGCTTCTACTGTAATTGCTGTTCCTGTAGTTGTAGTTGCGGCTGTACCTAGTGGTATTGCAGTTACTGAAGCTTCATTGACGCTGGATTCCTGTGACTCTCTTACTTTGTTTTCGATTTCTTGTTTCTTAGCAAACCACTGATGATTTTCAAAACCTGATGCTTTTTTAAAACCTTCTTTACCAATACCCTTGAACTTCCCATAAAATTGTGTCTTTGTGTAACTTCCTTCAGATCTTACTGCAATATATTGAACACCGAAATCTCCAGGTCTTAATTTACTTTCAACAACTCTAGTCATATAACCATTTGCAGAACCCCTTGCTGCCATTTTATCAGCTTCTTCTTTTGTATAATCACCAAGTTTATCATTCAATAAAATTGGATTATTATCCATGGAGTTATAAGGACTTTGATATGGTTGGAAAACTGGGTCTGTACTAAACCATCTTCCAAGCCTTGGATCGAGCATTCGGTAAAAAGTAGTATAACTATTTCCATCACCCTTCACTTCGTTGTCCATTTCGCTTCCCTGATAGCCATAACGATAATCACCTCTCGCTATCAACGAATAAGAAGTATCTGTATCGGTGCCAACCAGCGTCATATTGGCCAAGGAGAAAGCAGCACTTCCACTATACTTCACACGCAAATAAGCCTGTGTGGGCGTAAAGTTTCTCGTATGTGTTCCGTTTGTGCTTGTGGTATTCATCAGTGTACTCCAGCCTGTTGTTCCATTAGAACTTTGTTCTACCGTGAAAGTTACAGAATTGTTTTCAGTTTGCGTATAGATCAGTTCGTAATTGTCGCTCGGAGTAACATCAAAATTGCGCTGAATGGCTGGTGTTTCTCCAGCTACGCGCAGCTTATTGGGTGCACCTGTGAGTACATTCATATACGAAGTAGCCCAAGTAAAAAGAAAACCTATCTACTTTTATAGATAGGTTTTCAGTAAATTAAATTCTCAAAAATTGTTCAGGTGCAGAATTGGAACATTACCTATTTCACATACAACATTATATCTAAGGAATTACTATATTTAATATTCCCTTTTTTGTCTTTTAAGGAACTATAAAGCGTTAATTTTTGTTTGCATCTTTGTTTTGGTTTGAATTCAAAAATAATTTCTGCTTTTTCCTTCTCAAAATAATAGTTTTTAAAGTGTCTTTTTGACTTATTCGTTTCAAGTATGACCGAATCTAAATTGAACTTATAAATTTTAGGGTCTGCATATAAAAAACGTAGTAGGTAAGTTTTGTTTAGTTGCAAAGTGTCGTTTCCTCCTTCAATCTCATATTCTTTATTTATTAGTGCTCCAATTTTTTCAGTTACGTTGCCTAAACTATCAAGATATAAAAAGAAGAATACACTATCTTCTATATTTCTTACTGAATACATATTCAATCCCCCTGATTTGTAATACCAATAGTCGCTACCCACTAATTTATCTTTAAAATAAGTTCGAGAATACTCAATGTTTCCATTTTCAAAATAACGTCTTTTAAATCCGTGCTTTTGTCCATTTGCTTTGAGTTGAGTTAATACCATAATTTTTCCACTTGAATAAAAAGTAGTATCCATGACTGATTCTGAAACCATTGAATTTGAGTTTTCGTTTTCAGTATTGCTACAGGAATGTAATACAAAAGACAAAATTGAAATGAAAACTATTAAACAATTATTTTTGCTTCTTTTCATACCCTTTTCTTTTAACAAGCGAACCATGCCAAGATTCTGATTTCATTTTATCTTCCGTTCCAATCTGGCCACAAACTTCACATGAATCTGTTTTAATAATGGCTTTTTTAGTTTCATTATATGCCTCACCAATTTTATTTCCAGTTTCAACTGACTCTTTCGCTGTTTTTAAAAAATCTTGTACTTGACCTTTTGTTAAAGAATGCCATGAACCAC from Fluviicola taffensis DSM 16823 carries:
- a CDS encoding IS1 family transposase, encoding MLCHFCNNACVRKGWSKNTQKYRCKTCFKYQREQYVYSSRLITDQQIIQLTKEGCGIRSTGRILNISPTTVIKRILKIATHLTRSSPILFGQTYQVDELFTYIGNKNNRVCVADSLNPKTREVIDIVLGRRNKSNLKKIISTLVLSDAKQITTDKLNIYKELVPKELHSTKHRGINHIERQNLNLRTHLKRLNRRTICFSKSIRMLDAVLRIYFWFGAKTIL
- a CDS encoding RHS repeat-associated core domain-containing protein — protein: MNVLTGAPNKLRVAGETPAIQRNFDVTPSDNYELIYTQTENNSVTFTVEQSSNGTTGWSTLMNTTSTNGTHTRNFTPTQAYLRVKYSGSAAFSLANMTLVGTDTDTSYSLIARGDYRYGYQGSEMDNEVKGDGNSYTTFYRMLDPRLGRWFSTDPVFQPYQSPYNSMDNNPILLNDKLGDYTKEEADKMAARGSANGYMTRVVESKLRPGDFGVQYIAVRSEGSYTKTQFYGKFKGIGKEGFKKASGFENHQWFAKKQEIENKVRESQESSVNEASVTAIPLGTAATTTTGTAITVEAIAAAGVMALPLALVSGDTKRTPEPVYSYYYRAMSTEEFTSTGGYLVDLKTSGEGPHIRPELSYITNAKFIQKGNYDVVVRYTSYISNTAMMSSTFHYIPGTGSGNTVFNSARKIGMWYVKYEKGVSFGFPGSSTMIFNASLIGKPTVIKNLK